Proteins from a single region of Acidimicrobiia bacterium:
- a CDS encoding GtrA family protein — MKAYLLSFFNRTSANQFMRLAVIGGLNTVLDFVLANVFKAGLGFSSQVSVVLAFTTATGASYLMNRRFTFLITDGKKSMRETAAFFLVNGFALAVTSGFVALAELWFGDNLAAFNGAKVAATVLVLFPKFAGYRDLVFRRSLSNDARS, encoded by the coding sequence ATGAAAGCCTATCTGCTGAGCTTCTTCAATCGGACCAGTGCCAATCAGTTCATGAGGCTGGCCGTCATTGGCGGCTTGAATACAGTTCTTGACTTTGTGCTGGCCAATGTCTTCAAAGCTGGTTTGGGTTTTTCTTCCCAAGTCTCGGTTGTACTGGCGTTTACCACCGCCACCGGCGCCTCATATTTGATGAACCGTCGTTTCACCTTCTTGATCACCGATGGTAAGAAATCGATGCGGGAGACGGCGGCGTTTTTCCTTGTCAATGGCTTCGCCCTGGCCGTAACGTCCGGGTTTGTGGCACTGGCCGAACTGTGGTTCGGAGATAACCTCGCGGCCTTCAACGGAGCCAAGGTCGCCGCTACCGTGCTGGTTCTCTTTCCGAAGTTTGCCGGTTATCGAGACCTGGTGTTCCGACGTTCTCTTTCGAA